The Odocoileus virginianus isolate 20LAN1187 ecotype Illinois chromosome 3, Ovbor_1.2, whole genome shotgun sequence genome includes a window with the following:
- the ZNF879 gene encoding zinc finger protein 879, producing the protein MATRLLPAQALVSVTFRDVAVFFSRDEWLCLDSAQRTLYQEVMLENYSTLFSLGILFSKPKVILQLEQGEDPWMVENGVSQSTYLGWESLFETRVSEEENQEVMNQLLGDGHFDFKLGKIYINEETLENQQGKENRPLREVLVTIKKTCMKDKSFIGIDFGKNLDLKLSLIRRPRIVSRGRKPCSQQYSILFKQLGLSAVRKCYKCSICGKVFLHSSSLSKHQRIHTGEKLYKCKECRKAFSQSSSLTQHLRVHTGEKPYICGECGKAFSFTTSLIGHQRMHTGERPYKCNECGKTFKGSSSLNNHQRIHTGEKPYRCNECGRTFSQCSSLIQHHRIHTGEKPYECSQCGKAFTSISRLSRHHRIHTGEKPFNCSECGKVFSYHSALIIHQRIHTGEKPYACKECGKAFSQSSALIQHQRIHTGEKPYKCNECGKAFSWISRLNIHNRIHTGEKPYNCKECGKAFSSHSAVNTHRKIHTGEKPYKCNDCEKAFNQSSALIQHQRIHTGEKPYNCKVCGKAFRQSSSLMTHMRIHTGEKPYKCKECGKAFSQSSSLTNHQRTHIGEKL; encoded by the exons atggccacAAGGTTGCTGCCAGCCCAGGCTCTG GTGTCTGTGACGTTCAGGGATGTGGCTGTGTTCTTCAGCCGGGACGAGTGGCTGTGCCTAGACTCCGCGCAGAGAACCTTGTACCAGgaggtgatgctggagaactACAGCACCCTGTTCTCTCTGG GGATTCTGTTTTCCAAACCAAAAGTTATCCTCCAGTTAGAACAAGGGGAAGACCCCTGGATGGTGGAAAATGGAGTTTCTCAAAGCACATATCTAG gatGGGAGAGCTTGTTTGAAACCAGagtttctgaagaagaaaatcagGAAGTAATGAATCAACTCTTAGGTGATGGTCATTTTGACTTTAAGTTGGGAAAAATCTACATAAATGAGGAAACCCTAGAGAATCAACAAGGCAAAGAGAACAGACCTTTGAGGGAAGTCTTAGTTACCATCAAGAAAACATGCATGAAGGACAAGAGCTTTATAGGTATTGACTTTGGGAAAAATCTTGATCTAAAATTATCACTTATTAGAAGACCCAGAATTGTTTCCCGAGGAAGGAAACCTTGTTCACAGCAGTATTCAATTCTGTTTAAACAGCTGGGACTCAGCGCAGTGCGTAAGTGTTACAAGTGTAGTATCTGCGGGAAGGTCTTCCTCCACAGCTCTTCCCTGAGCAAACATCAGAGAATCCATACTGGAGAGAAGCTGTATAAGTGTAAGGAATGTAGGAAAGCTTTCAGCCAAAGCTCATCTCTAACTCAGCACCTGAgagttcatactggagagaagccttatATATGCGgtgaatgtggaaaagccttcagtTTCACTACATCTCTCATTGGACATCAGAGAATGCACACTGGAGAGAGACCCTATAAATGTAATGAGTGTGGAAAAACATTTAAAGGTAGTTCTTCCCTTAATAATCACCAGCGAATCCACACTGGGGAAAAGCCCTATCGGTGTAATGAGTGTGGAAGGACCTTCAGCCAGTGCTCCTCTCTCATTCAGCATCACAgaatccacactggagagaaaccgtACGAGTGTAGCCAGTGCGGGAAAGCCTTTACTTCAATATCGCGACTGAGTAGGCACCACAGAATTCATACCGGAGAGAAACCTTTCAATTGTAGTGAGTGCGGAAAGGTGTTTAGTTACCACTCAGCCCTCATTATACATCAGAGAATCCACACTGGTGAGAAGCCTTATGCCTGTAAAGAATGCGGGAAAGCCTTCAGCCAAAGCTCGGCTCTTATACAGCAtcaaagaattcatactggagaaaaaccctACAAATgcaatgaatgtgggaaagctttCTCCTGGATTTCACGGCTTAATATACACAACAGAatccatactggagagaaaccgtataattgtaaggaatgtggaaaagctttcagttcCCACTCAGCAGTTAATACTCATCGAAAAatccatactggagagaaaccctataaatGTAATGACTGTGAAAAAGCTTTCAACCAAAGCTCAGCCCTCATTCAGcaccagagaattcatactggagagaaaccatataacTGTAAAGtatgtgggaaagcctttagaCAAAGTTCATCCCTTATGACACATATGAGAATTCATACAGGGGAAAAGCCctataaatgtaaagaatgtgggaaaGCTTTCAGTCAGAGCTCGTCTCTTACAAATCACCAGAGGACTCACATTGGAGAAAAACTGTGA